A window of Miscanthus floridulus cultivar M001 chromosome 12, ASM1932011v1, whole genome shotgun sequence genomic DNA:
CTCCCGGCTCtctcccacacacacacaccaagcACAGAACCCCTCCTGCTCGCCTCCCGACACACGCAAAGGTTTCGAGCGCCGAGACAGCAAGAACGACGTTCTGTAGACTAGTACCGCTTCCACACCGTTCGTCGTTCTTCGGAACCTGGCGGTCCCGTTGCGTCATCTGCACGCTGAATCGCGGTTACCGATGATCGGGGTTGCTTAGCTCAGTTTAGCTCCTCTTTTCTGGGCGGTACGAGGGTACCACGCTAGTTTAACTACACGCTGGTGTTTCCTCCATGCCGCCATTTGTTTCACGATGGTGGTTAGTACGAGCCGAAGGGCAACTGATTGACGAGCGAGCTCAAGTCGATCCAATGGCTACAAGACGAGACAGCTAGTGGCATTAAAACAAGTCACAGCTCaccagcagcctgttcgtttggcttccAGGTCCAGGTCCAGGACAGAAACACCACCAATTGGCAAAGTAGTTTCAGGCGCTTTTTCGCTAATGGGGCTTTCATCTCCTAATGAAATATCTATCACACTAGATTACTGGTAACTAATGGGGCTTCTGGGTGGAGCGGAAGTTAGGAGAATATTATGATGATATTAACGTCTCATCATGAACTAGTAATCTAGTATGAGTGACCAACATTGAGCCAGCATTGCAACAACACATTCAATTCCCATGCATGATTCGACGGTAGATATATATCACGGAGGAAATGTAGAGGGGAGTCGTCAGCAGTTAAGCACGCATAGTATTACAGCTAACCAGCAACTTACACTTCGCTACACAAAAGCAAGAAACAGAAAACTGTTGACGGTAATAGCACCAGGAAGGCACAAAACCTAACGACCACTAGTAGATTTCACTTCATCGTCCTCGCTTGAGTTGAGACACTGATCAGTTCAGGCGCAGCACCACATTATCCTGAAGCGAATTTGGTAGGATCAGGATCAGTACCTGACCGGCATGCCAAGTCGATCCAATCTGCCAGAGCCCGGATACGCCTTGTTGGTGAACTTGGCGTGCAGTGAGGCCGCCGAcctctgcgccgccgccgccccggccgTCGGCGCGCACGGCCCCGTCGCGAAGGCGTGCGCCGACGCCTTGCGGAGGGAGCTCGACTTCTCGTACAGCGGCCTCTGCTTGGGCGCGCTCTGGGAACGCGCCTTGGCGCGGAACGACTCCGTGTTGGCCATGTAGTTGGGGTAGTCGGAGTAGCCACCGAAGAGGCTGCGCGAGCACTCGCTCTTGGTCGGCGTGAACGGGGCCCTCCTCGAGCTCCCGGGCCGCGACGTCGCCGAGAAGAACTGAGGGCTGTCACAGAGCTCGGCGATGTCCACGGGCATGCGCAGCGGGCTCAGCGCCTCGGCCATGCCCACCGACGACGGGCTCGGCACGGACTGCTGCGCGGTCGTGGAGTCCTTGGACGGCGACTCCGGCATGGTCGCGTAGCTCCGGCTGTTCTGATCAGAGGTCATCGTCGAGCACGGCGATTGGTGGTGATGGTTGCCGCCGCCGACGCGCCTCTTGGAAGTATACCGCCCTGGCTTGCCGTTGTCCACTTCAAGAATCTTGGCGTTCTTCTCGTCGTCCATGTACCTCTCCTCCACCCAGCGGTCCAGCCAGTTCCTCCCGCAAGATTCTGACCTCTCCCTGCCCAGCCTCTCGCCCCCCGGTGTCTTCGAAGCGTTTGCCTGCACAGATCACAACACCCTCGTCACTGCCATCACAATGCACAAAGAAACCTCGAAACAGAGGAAAGACACTCACCTTCAGAGAGCCGGAACGGCCGTGCCTGGGAGCACCCGCCTGATCATACTTCTCCGGCGTTGGCGGATCCTGCCGTGCACATATCCATCCAAGAACCATAAGAACGCTAACACCCGGCAAGTTACTACGAGCCAGCAAGCGAAATATCCTCACTTACCGGATGAGCCGCGACATGCTGCGAGCGAATTGCGCGACAAGCGCGAGCGCGCGCCTGGACGCGGACGAGCGCGTGCATGCATCGCAGCGTCTCCGCCGCCTGCCGCCGCACAATGTTGCCCCGGACCAGCGCCTGCAGCTTCACCAGCCCCCGCAACGCCTTCAGCGCCCGCCTCGCCTTCGCACGGAACAACAAGCAGAAGCAGAGGTGGTTAATCAGCAATGATCCCCATACTCCCATAGCCATGGGCATCTACAGTGCAAAGCTGCTCGCAACGGCAAACCAACCACCACCGCCATTACTACGCCTAAGGCGGTAGCCGCTTCCAATAACAGTAACGCTGTAACTAGGCGCAAAACGGCAAAAAGAGAGGCCTTCCGATTTCCTGCGAAGGAAACGGCGTTAAAGCGGCCATGGCCATGCCTGGCTTCGTGAAACGAGGCCTAGAAGGTGCAGGCAGTAAAGACGACAGCAGACCTGACGCCCAACGTGGCTTCACCTTGCTGGAGGGGAAGGGTTACCACAGCAACTTGTACGTACACATGAACACAGATTTCTATCTACCAAGGAAAAGAgggagatttttttttctttatggAACCAACAAAAGGCCACTTCTTCCGTTTTAAAGTTAGCTTTTCGTGACAAGCTCTAACTTAAAATTTTTTTGTTTATTCATTGGAAATTTCATTAAAAAAAGATTTAGTAACTGAAGAGCGAGGATTCTGTGAGAAGCTTACCAGGTAGCCACGGAAAGCGGCCTGGATCCGAACAGCCGCCCACTCCTCCCGCttcgcggcggcggccggcgcgcACCGCCCGCTGCTCGTCAAACGCACCACGGCGGCGGCCGCCTGGGCGGCAGCGACGGCGGCctctgccaccgccgccgtcgccgcggccACCGCGATAGCACGCTTGCTCTGCTCGTCGTCCGCCTCATCCGGCGCCGCCGCATACCCCCGGCGAGGCGTCGCCGTGGGCTGCACCGGAGGCGTCGGAGGCCGCGCCGTCGCTGGCGCGGGGGGCTTTTCCCGGAAGGACTTCCCGAATCCCCAGCGCTTCTTCTCCTTCACCGGCCTTGTCTCGGCGCCCTTCCTGCCCCCGCCGAGCAGCCCGCGCAGCCACCTGGGCGCCCAGCCCATCTCCGTCGCTCTACCGCCCGTCGGACGTCCGCCGCATGAGGTTTTCTTGGTTCCACTACTTGGCCGGAGCAGGGGGTAAAGAAAGAGCGGGAGATGAAACCAAAACAGTGAAATGCGCCACACGCTTACACCGAGAAGAGAGAAAGGCAGCAGGAGAGAACGGGGCGGGGAGAGTCTAGTGGAAGATTAGAGGGGCTAGTCTTATAGAGGAAGCACAAACTGTGGGGCCCTTTTATGCGAATAGTTTATCCTATTCCGGGGCCATAGTGCTAAACTGCTGCATACCCAGGACGGTGTAAAATTGTGAAATAGGACTAGTTTTAGGGAGTATGTGACAAGTTGagttatgtttttttttctcactCCCGTGGCAGGTGTTGATCCTCTGCTCCGCCGGTCGCATAGCCGGCAGTGTTTGACCGTTTCTTCGATGGTCAAAGTTTGCTATAAATCGTGGCCCTCCCATACATGACTGTAAATTAACTACTAAAAGCAGCTCTAAGAACCGATGTAAAAATTGGATCCAAAATATATTTAGTAATTTTTAAAATTAAAGCATCCACTAAAAATTAGCTTAATGCAACAGCCTTTCTAAAATATGCCATTGTATATTTTTGAAGCCGCTACATCACTCAGATCGATCTCGTACCCATCCTTCCACTGTCACGAGGAGCTCGTTGCATGCAAGGGGTTCGCCAGGGCAACTGAGCCATCGCTTCCAGGGGTTCACCTGGCGAACAACATCTTGCCGCTAGTAACACTATGTGCcaagttcataaacccgaggttcctcgggaccggcttctgcgccaaggcttgGTCAAGAGTCTAAAAATAACAGGGCAAAGGAACGGTCCAGCAATCGACCGGAAGGTCAGGCCCAAAAAGAGCAACGCCCGCCcgtcggctacttcggcccacctcttcgaACGGAGCGCTCAATTCGGGCTTCAGCCGTATCCGGAcgtcctctccgatcggaaggccttccCTGAGCTctactttcgactccgaccccgcgtccctccgaccggggctcgtaagaaccctg
This region includes:
- the LOC136496588 gene encoding protein IQ-DOMAIN 22-like, which produces MGWAPRWLRGLLGGGRKGAETRPVKEKKRWGFGKSFREKPPAPATARPPTPPVQPTATPRRGYAAAPDEADDEQSKRAIAVAAATAAVAEAAVAAAQAAAAVVRLTSSGRCAPAAAAKREEWAAVRIQAAFRGYLARRALKALRGLVKLQALVRGNIVRRQAAETLRCMHALVRVQARARACRAIRSQHVAAHPDPPTPEKYDQAGAPRHGRSGSLKANASKTPGGERLGRERSESCGRNWLDRWVEERYMDDEKNAKILEVDNGKPGRYTSKRRVGGGNHHHQSPCSTMTSDQNSRSYATMPESPSKDSTTAQQSVPSPSSVGMAEALSPLRMPVDIAELCDSPQFFSATSRPGSSRRAPFTPTKSECSRSLFGGYSDYPNYMANTESFRAKARSQSAPKQRPLYEKSSSLRKASAHAFATGPCAPTAGAAAAQRSAASLHAKFTNKAYPGSGRLDRLGMPVRY